A single Lancefieldella parvula DSM 20469 DNA region contains:
- a CDS encoding ketohydroxyglutarate aldolase has translation MKMQKAAVSQALVDTCAFAVVRVPTVERGIEIAEGLAEGGIHAMEISYTLPNAGEVIAAIRERLGDKMIVGAGTVMEPTTARLAIMAGAQFIVANCGSDEVARMCNLYQIPYAPGCTTMTEANHSLEMGAAFIKCFPISNVYGSELVNLFKTPTPWMPLMASGGINLDNLSEWLERGVDCCGMGSLLTKGTKEEIAANAAKVRALIDETRAKMQAV, from the coding sequence ATGAAGATGCAAAAAGCTGCTGTCTCTCAGGCATTGGTTGATACCTGTGCGTTTGCAGTTGTTCGCGTCCCAACGGTTGAGCGTGGCATTGAAATTGCTGAAGGTCTTGCAGAAGGTGGTATTCATGCAATGGAGATCAGCTACACCCTGCCAAATGCAGGCGAGGTCATTGCTGCAATTAGAGAGCGTCTTGGTGACAAGATGATTGTTGGTGCAGGTACCGTTATGGAGCCAACAACTGCTCGTCTTGCTATTATGGCTGGCGCACAGTTCATTGTTGCAAACTGTGGCTCTGACGAGGTTGCTCGTATGTGCAATCTATATCAGATTCCTTACGCTCCCGGTTGCACTACTATGACTGAAGCAAATCATAGCCTTGAGATGGGAGCTGCATTTATTAAGTGCTTCCCAATTTCTAATGTCTATGGTTCTGAGCTGGTTAACCTCTTCAAAACACCAACCCCTTGGATGCCTTTGATGGCTTCTGGTGGTATTAATCTTGATAACCTTTCTGAGTGGCTTGAGCGTGGTGTTGACTGCTGCGGCATGGGAAGCTTGCTTACTAAGGGAACAAAAGAGGAAATTGCAGCTAACGCAGCTAAAGTTCGAGCTCTCATTGATGAGACTCGTGCAAAGATGCAGGCTGTATAA